The following coding sequences are from one Natrarchaeobaculum sulfurireducens window:
- a CDS encoding MFS transporter translates to MHSSDRDRIVLAAVVFAVLFSQLLLYPGIATLVETLGADATASPFAETALDASMWFLVAEFVGYVTFVGVWGTLSDVTGRRTPLIVVGALAGAVGYASLALVPTIGSIPFEGVLVLRFLQGAMTIGAFSLTITMLMDLEGGHGRNMGAAGIAIGLGAALGAPAGGQLTEANPVAPLVAATFLLVVVAGLVSRLEDRTPGTRRRARAVLEGVRGRPTLSIPYAFGFVDRMTAGFFALVGTLYFQATFGIGAAATGLLLACFFAPFALLQYPMGMLSDRIGRTIPIVVGSLCYGAGILAVGAAPTVMTAAVAMIAVGVLGALVAPATMALVTDLADEREHGVAMAGFNFAGSLGFLGGFLVGGTVASNYGYDLAFLVVGGLEIAIAIVAVPAFLRLSLGASEGVERSDPNA, encoded by the coding sequence GTGCACTCGAGTGATCGTGACCGGATCGTGCTTGCGGCGGTCGTTTTCGCCGTTCTCTTTTCGCAGTTGTTGCTCTATCCGGGCATCGCGACGCTCGTCGAAACGCTGGGGGCGGACGCGACGGCGTCCCCGTTCGCCGAGACCGCCCTGGATGCGAGTATGTGGTTTCTCGTCGCCGAGTTCGTTGGCTACGTGACGTTCGTGGGTGTCTGGGGGACGCTCAGCGACGTTACGGGGCGACGAACCCCGCTCATTGTCGTCGGCGCGCTGGCCGGCGCGGTTGGCTATGCGAGCCTCGCGCTGGTGCCGACGATCGGCTCGATCCCGTTCGAAGGCGTACTGGTCCTTCGATTCCTTCAGGGAGCGATGACTATCGGCGCGTTCTCGCTGACGATCACGATGCTGATGGATCTGGAGGGCGGCCACGGCCGAAACATGGGGGCCGCCGGCATCGCGATCGGCCTCGGAGCGGCGCTGGGTGCGCCGGCCGGCGGCCAACTCACGGAGGCCAACCCGGTCGCGCCGCTGGTCGCCGCGACGTTCCTGCTCGTCGTCGTCGCTGGCCTCGTCAGTCGACTCGAGGACCGAACGCCCGGTACCCGGCGGCGGGCTCGAGCCGTTCTCGAGGGTGTCCGTGGACGGCCAACGCTGTCGATTCCGTACGCTTTCGGCTTCGTCGACCGGATGACGGCGGGCTTTTTCGCCCTGGTCGGGACGCTCTACTTCCAGGCGACGTTCGGCATCGGCGCCGCCGCAACCGGACTCTTACTCGCGTGTTTCTTCGCACCGTTTGCGCTTCTCCAGTATCCGATGGGGATGCTGTCGGATCGCATCGGCCGGACGATCCCGATCGTCGTCGGCTCGCTGTGTTACGGAGCCGGCATCCTCGCCGTCGGTGCTGCGCCGACAGTGATGACCGCCGCCGTGGCGATGATCGCCGTCGGCGTCCTCGGCGCGCTCGTCGCCCCCGCGACGATGGCACTGGTTACTGACCTCGCCGACGAGCGCGAACACGGCGTCGCGATGGCCGGTTTCAACTTTGCGGGGAGCCTGGGCTTTCTCGGTGGGTTCCTCGTCGGCGGCACCGTCGCCAGCAACTACGGCTACGATCTGGCCTTCCTCGTCGTCGGCGGCCTCGAAATCGCCATCGCCATCGTCGCCGTTCCCGCGTTCCTCCGGCTGTCGCTTGGAGCCAGTGAAGGGGTCGAACGAAGCGACCCGAACGCCTGA
- a CDS encoding O-acetylhomoserine aminocarboxypropyltransferase/cysteine synthase family protein: MSDDASDGTTADSACPGFGTRSVHAGQRPDPETGARAPPLYQTTSYVFEDADTAARRYALEEEGYIYSRIANPTVRTLETRLAALEGGTDAVATASGLAALDAATLVLAKAGENVVCSTDTYGGTTAYLSKTAARRDIEARFVSTLEYDAYEAAIDEDTAFVHVETIGNPSLVTPDFERLAEIAHGHGVPLVVDNTFATPALCRPLEHGADVVWESTTKWLHGSGTTVGGVLVDGGSFPWGEHGYEEIAGQNHAYPDVDFSRDFPEAPFAAAVRYRSLRSLGNQQSPFDAWQTLQGLESLPLRMDRHCENAAIVADYLADHDDVAWVTYPGLERHPTHENASRYLADYGGMIAFGLEADDGGFEAGRRFCEAVDLASFLANIGDAKTLVIHPASTTHGQLTAEERADAGVTDDLVRLSVGIEDPADVLADLEGAIETATRGSSGVTH, translated from the coding sequence ATGAGCGACGACGCGAGCGACGGGACCACCGCCGACTCGGCCTGTCCCGGGTTCGGGACACGAAGCGTTCACGCCGGACAGCGTCCCGACCCGGAGACCGGAGCGAGGGCCCCGCCGCTCTATCAGACGACCTCCTACGTCTTCGAGGACGCCGACACCGCCGCCCGTCGGTACGCCCTCGAGGAGGAGGGCTACATCTACTCGCGCATCGCGAACCCCACGGTCCGGACGCTCGAAACCCGCCTGGCCGCACTCGAGGGCGGAACGGACGCCGTCGCGACGGCCAGCGGGCTGGCGGCGCTCGACGCCGCGACGCTCGTGCTCGCGAAGGCGGGCGAGAACGTGGTCTGTTCGACCGACACCTACGGCGGCACCACCGCCTACCTCTCGAAGACGGCCGCCCGCCGTGACATCGAAGCGCGGTTCGTCTCGACGCTCGAGTACGACGCCTACGAGGCGGCGATCGACGAGGACACCGCGTTCGTCCACGTCGAGACGATCGGCAACCCCTCGCTCGTCACGCCCGATTTCGAGCGACTCGCCGAAATCGCCCACGGCCACGGCGTCCCGCTCGTCGTCGACAACACGTTCGCGACGCCCGCGCTCTGTCGCCCGCTCGAACACGGCGCGGACGTCGTCTGGGAGTCGACGACGAAGTGGCTCCACGGCTCGGGAACGACCGTCGGCGGCGTCCTCGTCGACGGCGGTTCGTTCCCCTGGGGTGAGCACGGCTACGAGGAGATCGCCGGCCAGAACCACGCTTATCCCGACGTCGACTTCTCGCGTGACTTCCCCGAGGCCCCCTTCGCCGCCGCTGTCCGCTATCGCTCGCTGCGCAGCCTCGGTAACCAGCAGTCACCGTTCGACGCCTGGCAAACGCTTCAGGGACTCGAGTCGCTCCCCCTGCGGATGGACAGACACTGCGAGAACGCCGCGATCGTCGCCGATTATCTCGCCGACCACGACGACGTCGCCTGGGTTACCTACCCCGGGCTCGAGCGCCACCCGACCCACGAGAACGCCAGCCGATATCTCGCGGATTACGGCGGGATGATCGCGTTCGGGCTCGAGGCTGACGACGGCGGCTTCGAGGCCGGTCGACGGTTCTGCGAGGCGGTCGACCTCGCGTCGTTTCTCGCGAACATCGGCGACGCGAAGACGCTCGTCATCCATCCCGCGAGCACCACACACGGCCAGCTCACCGCCGAGGAACGGGCTGACGCCGGCGTGACCGACGATCTCGTCCGCCTCTCGGTCGGCATCGAAGACCCCGCGGACGTGCTGGCGGATCTCGAGGGAGCGATCGAGACGGCGACACGGGGGTCAAGCGGGGTGACACACTGA